In one window of Janthinobacterium sp. 1_2014MBL_MicDiv DNA:
- a CDS encoding zinc ribbon domain-containing protein — protein sequence MFCSACGTKSNDDNAQFCTGCGVAFPAGAVQPAAASPAIADTLPDGIKGWSWGAFLLNWIWAVGNRTWIGLLALIPYVGLGVAIWLGIKGREMAWKNGQWQSVDHFNRVQKKWSQWGVGILLASCVIGLLIGVGAAMYESRSHSAGDDQLNAEMAAILAGTNDSQASSMTTAALPAARTESGSLDSNADALPMPLDTVAGTLSKVELQNGQNGVALNEQLLFSGDDAHWQKPVRVFKLPDQREYILMASSGGRGNSCETLFYFLIADRSGVRATPEFGTCSPQGTYTQDGGKVTLTLPMMGGHSTIVFDGNTVREDGKVVDLVDSNDPSQ from the coding sequence ATGTTTTGTAGTGCATGCGGTACAAAGAGCAATGACGATAACGCGCAGTTCTGCACCGGCTGCGGTGTCGCCTTCCCTGCCGGCGCTGTCCAGCCTGCGGCGGCATCGCCCGCCATCGCGGACACCTTGCCAGATGGCATCAAGGGCTGGAGCTGGGGCGCGTTCCTGCTGAACTGGATCTGGGCCGTGGGCAATCGCACCTGGATCGGCCTGCTGGCGCTGATTCCCTATGTCGGCCTCGGCGTGGCCATCTGGCTGGGCATCAAGGGCCGCGAAATGGCCTGGAAAAACGGGCAATGGCAAAGCGTCGACCATTTCAACCGCGTACAGAAAAAGTGGTCGCAGTGGGGCGTGGGCATCCTGCTTGCCAGCTGCGTCATCGGTCTGCTGATCGGCGTCGGCGCCGCGATGTACGAGAGCCGCAGCCACAGTGCCGGGGACGACCAGCTGAACGCGGAAATGGCGGCCATTCTTGCCGGCACCAACGATAGCCAGGCAAGCAGCATGACGACGGCGGCGCTGCCTGCGGCCCGCACGGAAAGCGGCTCCCTGGACAGCAATGCGGATGCGCTGCCAATGCCACTGGATACCGTGGCCGGCACGCTGTCGAAGGTGGAACTGCAGAATGGTCAGAACGGCGTCGCCCTCAATGAGCAGCTGCTGTTCAGCGGTGATGATGCGCACTGGCAAAAACCCGTACGCGTGTTCAAGCTGCCCGACCAGCGCGAATACATCCTGATGGCCAGCAGCGGCGGCCGTGGCAACAGCTGCGAAACCCTGTTCTACTTCCTGATCGCCGACCGTTCCGGCGTGCGGGCCACGCCGGAATTCGGCACCTGCTCGCCCCAGGGCACGTACACGCAAGACGGCGGCAAGGTCACGCTGACGCTGCCCATGATGGGCGGACACTCGACAATCGTGTTCGACGGCAACACCGTGAGGGAAGACGGCAAGGTGGTGGACCTGGTGGATAGCAACGATCCCTCCCAATAA
- a CDS encoding proteolipid membrane potential modulator, with the protein MRLLIALLLPCLTFFMLGRPLAGVAALILQCTVIGWVPAALWALYTVNQHKTEQELEGALSRSYMRRRSRLI; encoded by the coding sequence ATGCGATTGCTGATAGCCCTGCTACTGCCGTGTCTCACGTTTTTCATGCTGGGGCGCCCGCTGGCCGGCGTCGCCGCCTTGATCTTGCAGTGCACTGTGATCGGCTGGGTGCCGGCGGCCCTGTGGGCCCTGTACACGGTCAACCAGCATAAAACGGAGCAGGAACTGGAGGGTGCGTTAAGCCGCAGCTACATGCGCAGGCGTAGTCGGTTGATCTAG
- a CDS encoding TerD family protein, whose amino-acid sequence MSVNLSKGQKISLDKEAGTTLTRITMGLGWDAAKTKGFLGFGSKTEAVDLDASCVMFDENKSTSDIVWFRQLKSKDGSIVHTGDNRTGAGDGDDEQINVDLSKVPANVKSLVFTVNSFTGQNFSQVENAYCRILNASNNQEVARFNLSVQGSHTAQIMAKLYRHNGEWKMHAIGENGNGRTFDDLMPQISVHL is encoded by the coding sequence ATGTCTGTCAATTTGAGCAAGGGCCAGAAGATTTCTCTGGACAAAGAAGCTGGTACCACCCTGACCCGTATCACCATGGGCCTGGGCTGGGATGCGGCCAAGACCAAGGGTTTCCTCGGTTTCGGTTCGAAGACGGAAGCCGTCGACCTGGACGCCTCGTGCGTCATGTTCGATGAAAACAAGAGCACGTCCGACATCGTCTGGTTCCGCCAGCTGAAAAGCAAGGACGGCAGCATCGTCCACACGGGCGACAACCGCACGGGCGCGGGCGATGGCGACGACGAACAGATCAATGTCGATCTGTCGAAAGTGCCGGCGAACGTGAAAAGCCTGGTCTTCACCGTCAACAGCTTTACGGGCCAGAACTTCTCGCAGGTGGAAAACGCCTATTGCCGCATCTTGAATGCCAGCAATAACCAGGAAGTCGCGCGTTTCAACCTGTCTGTGCAAGGTTCCCACACGGCACAGATCATGGCCAAGCTGTACCGCCATAACGGCGAATGGAAGATGCACGCCATCGGAGAAAACGGCAACGGTCGCACGTTTGACGACCTGATGCCCCAGATTTCCGTGCATCTATAA
- a CDS encoding TIGR00266 family protein, whose amino-acid sequence MPVFNITGDVDPFLHVSLAKGEKIYCESDAMVMMETNLELKGKMTGGIGAALMRTFANGESFFQQHIEALRGDGDCLLSPTLPGAMRVLEVGAQQYMISDGAFVAASAGVELKVRTQSLGNALFAQSGGFFITETAGSGQLAVSGFGAMSELEVTPGKDVVIDNSHVVCWDNRLQYEISMTTGSSGGFLGNLINSQTSGEGMVLKFSGTGKILVCSRNRAAFLAWTQSKPA is encoded by the coding sequence ATGCCAGTTTTCAATATTACCGGGGACGTCGATCCCTTCCTGCATGTGTCGCTTGCCAAGGGCGAGAAGATTTATTGCGAATCCGACGCGATGGTGATGATGGAAACCAATCTTGAGCTGAAAGGCAAGATGACTGGCGGCATCGGCGCCGCGCTGATGCGCACCTTTGCCAACGGCGAATCGTTCTTTCAGCAGCATATCGAGGCTTTGCGCGGCGATGGCGACTGTTTGCTGTCGCCCACCTTGCCCGGCGCGATGCGGGTGCTCGAGGTGGGCGCCCAACAATACATGATCAGCGACGGCGCCTTCGTGGCGGCCAGTGCTGGCGTGGAATTGAAGGTGCGTACGCAAAGCCTTGGCAATGCGCTGTTTGCCCAGAGCGGTGGATTTTTCATCACCGAGACGGCAGGCAGCGGCCAGTTGGCGGTCTCCGGTTTTGGCGCGATGTCGGAACTGGAAGTGACGCCTGGCAAGGACGTGGTGATCGATAACTCGCACGTCGTGTGCTGGGACAACCGCCTGCAATACGAGATTTCCATGACGACCGGCAGCAGCGGCGGCTTTCTGGGTAACCTGATCAACAGCCAGACCAGCGGCGAGGGCATGGTATTGAAGTTTTCAGGCACGGGAAAAATCCTCGTGTGCTCGCGCAACCGCGCGGCCTTCCTCGCCTGGACCCAAAGCAAGCCGGCGTAA
- a CDS encoding TerD family protein: MAISLQKGGNVNLSKEAPGISKMIIGLGWDARATDGAAFDIDGSVFLLKADGKVRADVDMIFYNNLKSSDGSVTHSGDNTTGAGDGDDETVVVDLATVPAEIDKIAVCVTIHDAEARKQNFGMVSKAYVRCVNANGNTEIARFDLSEDGSAETAMVFGEIYRNGADWKFKAIGQGYKGGLGPLAASFGVGV; encoded by the coding sequence ATGGCAATCAGTCTGCAAAAAGGCGGCAACGTCAACCTGAGCAAGGAAGCTCCCGGCATTTCGAAGATGATCATCGGCCTGGGCTGGGATGCCCGCGCCACCGACGGCGCCGCGTTCGACATCGACGGTTCCGTCTTCCTGTTGAAGGCCGACGGCAAGGTACGCGCCGACGTCGACATGATTTTCTACAACAACCTGAAATCGAGCGACGGTTCCGTCACCCACTCGGGCGACAACACCACGGGCGCCGGCGATGGCGACGATGAAACCGTCGTCGTCGACCTGGCCACGGTGCCAGCCGAGATCGACAAGATCGCCGTCTGCGTGACGATTCACGATGCCGAAGCGCGCAAGCAAAACTTTGGTATGGTATCGAAGGCGTATGTGCGTTGCGTCAATGCCAACGGCAACACGGAAATCGCCCGCTTCGACCTGTCGGAAGACGGTTCCGCGGAAACGGCCATGGTCTTCGGTGAAATCTACCGCAACGGCGCCGATTGGAAATTCAAGGCCATCGGCCAGGGCTACAAGGGCGGCCTGGGCCCCCTGGCAGCCTCGTTCGGCGTCGGCGTGTAA
- a CDS encoding DUF475 domain-containing protein: MKHFRVSFLVTFICLGISAWWGYTHGGVQTMLAALGIAVILGVMEVSLSFDNAVVNASVLKNWDKFWQGLFLGVGIIIAVFGMRLVFPLVIVAQAADLGLMEVWNLALSNPEQYSMHLTNHHAEVAAFGGIFLLLVFLNFLLDAEKETHWLGRIEEKLGALGKISSISVMVALGTLMASLSMIEEGQKLVVLTAGLWGILTYVGVDVVSGLLEGDNGDGNVGDIVKRGGIGGFLYLEVLDASFSFDGVIGAFAITKDVVIIMLGLAIGAMFVRSMTVFLVRKGTLDEFVYLEHGAHYAIGILAVIMLVSMKFHIPEIFTGLIGVAFILASLWSSIRYKRRMALLEGEDDKQPALEAKAV; the protein is encoded by the coding sequence ATGAAACATTTCAGAGTGTCATTTCTAGTGACATTTATCTGCCTGGGTATTTCCGCCTGGTGGGGTTACACGCACGGCGGCGTGCAGACCATGCTGGCGGCGCTCGGTATCGCGGTGATCCTGGGCGTGATGGAAGTCTCGCTGTCGTTCGACAACGCGGTGGTCAACGCCTCGGTGCTGAAGAATTGGGACAAGTTCTGGCAAGGACTGTTCCTGGGCGTCGGCATCATCATCGCCGTCTTCGGCATGCGTCTGGTGTTCCCGCTGGTCATCGTGGCGCAAGCGGCCGACCTGGGGCTGATGGAAGTATGGAATCTGGCACTGAGCAATCCTGAACAGTATTCGATGCACCTGACGAATCACCATGCGGAAGTGGCGGCCTTCGGCGGCATCTTCCTGCTGCTGGTGTTCCTGAACTTCCTGCTGGACGCGGAGAAGGAAACGCACTGGCTGGGCCGTATTGAAGAGAAACTGGGCGCGCTGGGCAAGATCTCGTCGATTTCCGTGATGGTGGCCCTGGGCACCCTGATGGCCAGCCTGAGCATGATCGAAGAAGGCCAGAAACTGGTGGTCTTGACGGCCGGCCTGTGGGGTATTTTGACCTACGTGGGCGTCGATGTGGTCAGCGGCTTGCTGGAAGGCGATAACGGCGACGGCAACGTGGGCGACATCGTCAAGCGCGGCGGTATTGGCGGCTTCCTGTACCTGGAAGTGCTCGATGCCTCGTTCAGCTTTGACGGCGTGATCGGCGCGTTCGCCATCACCAAGGATGTCGTGATCATCATGCTGGGCCTGGCCATCGGCGCGATGTTCGTGCGCTCGATGACGGTGTTCCTGGTGCGCAAGGGCACGCTCGATGAGTTCGTTTATCTGGAGCACGGCGCGCACTATGCGATCGGTATCCTGGCCGTGATCATGTTGGTCAGCATGAAGTTCCACATTCCCGAGATCTTCACGGGTCTGATCGGGGTGGCCTTCATTCTCGCCTCGCTGTGGTCGTCGATCCGCTACAAGCGCCGCATGGCCTTGCTGGAAGGCGAGGACGACAAGCAGCCTGCGCTCGAAGCGAAGGCAGTGTAA
- the nhaR gene encoding transcriptional activator NhaR — protein MKTTGFNYRHLYFFWVVAKEGGVTRAAERLGLAVQTISTQLALLEKELGRSLLQPQGRRLVPTEAGRLALGYADQIFLLGEQMQDALADADVDKMRLTVGISDSLPKLMAYRMLDATRSLDQPVKLVCLEDEFESLLADLALHKLDLVLTDRAVPAGASLRVSSHLWGESAMKLFGVPALAERYRDGFPQRLTGAPFLLPARNNALRGRIDEWMVQQGVRPDVVGEFEDNAMLNAFGRKGLGLFFAPASLAADIEEQFGAVLVGDASSLREQFYVISNERKIMHPALDVILAAIQGHPKIHKET, from the coding sequence ATGAAAACTACCGGTTTCAATTACCGCCATTTGTATTTCTTTTGGGTCGTTGCCAAGGAAGGCGGCGTGACGCGCGCGGCTGAACGCCTCGGCCTGGCCGTGCAAACCATCAGCACCCAGCTGGCGCTGCTGGAAAAGGAACTGGGTCGCTCGCTGCTGCAGCCGCAGGGACGGCGCCTGGTGCCGACGGAGGCGGGCCGCCTGGCGCTCGGCTATGCGGACCAGATCTTCCTGCTGGGCGAGCAGATGCAGGATGCGCTGGCCGATGCCGACGTCGACAAGATGCGTTTGACGGTGGGCATTTCCGACTCGCTGCCGAAACTGATGGCCTACCGCATGCTCGACGCCACGCGCAGCCTGGACCAGCCCGTCAAGCTGGTGTGCCTGGAAGATGAATTCGAATCCCTGCTGGCCGACCTGGCCCTGCACAAGCTGGACCTGGTCTTGACGGACCGCGCCGTGCCGGCCGGCGCCAGCCTGCGCGTCTCCAGCCACCTGTGGGGCGAAAGCGCGATGAAGCTGTTCGGCGTGCCGGCGCTGGCCGAGCGCTACCGCGACGGCTTCCCGCAGCGCCTGACGGGCGCGCCCTTCCTGCTGCCGGCGCGCAATAACGCCTTGCGCGGCCGCATCGACGAGTGGATGGTGCAGCAGGGCGTGCGCCCCGACGTGGTGGGCGAATTCGAGGATAACGCCATGCTCAACGCGTTCGGCCGCAAGGGCCTGGGCCTGTTCTTCGCCCCGGCCAGCCTGGCGGCCGATATCGAGGAGCAGTTCGGCGCCGTGCTGGTCGGTGACGCCTCGTCCTTGCGCGAGCAGTTCTATGTGATTTCCAACGAACGCAAGATCATGCACCCGGCGCTCGACGTGATCCTGGCCGCCATCCAGGGTCATCCGAAAATTCACAAGGAAACCTGA
- a CDS encoding MFS transporter, with protein sequence MSTAGKTIDIPDLINNNRIGSFQIGMLILCGLCVIMDGFDVQAMGYVAPAIIADWHVSKANLGPVFGAGLLGMLVGSLVFSITADKFGRRPVLIGSTIFFSLCMLVTPLATTIEQLQLIRFITGLGLGAVMPNAMALAGEYSPLRKKVTLMMLVSCGFTLGAVLGGLLSAALIPAFGWQSVFYVGGVVPLLIGVLMFFLLPESMQFLVLKKRKLDKVARWLKRIAPTVTITAETQYVVHEKEHKGAPVLQLFTGGRAKMTILLWVINFMNLLNLYFLSNWLPTIAREAGLSTANAVLAGTALQVGGTIGTLVMGQLIDRSSFRRILLPCFLVAAVAIALIGRPDVSLAFLFITIFIAGFCVVGGQPAVNALAASYYPTTLRSTGIGWSLGVGRIGSIIGPVLGGELIRLNWPNSTIFLVVAIPAIVSAIMVFAMRGGPQTAAQG encoded by the coding sequence ATGTCCACGGCAGGCAAGACGATCGATATTCCCGATCTCATCAATAACAACAGGATCGGCTCCTTTCAGATCGGCATGCTGATCCTGTGCGGGCTGTGCGTCATCATGGATGGCTTCGACGTGCAGGCGATGGGCTACGTGGCGCCCGCCATCATCGCCGACTGGCATGTGAGCAAGGCCAACCTCGGTCCCGTGTTTGGCGCCGGCTTGCTGGGCATGCTGGTGGGCTCGCTCGTCTTCAGCATCACGGCCGACAAGTTCGGTCGCCGCCCCGTGCTGATCGGCTCGACCATCTTCTTCTCGCTGTGCATGCTGGTCACGCCGCTGGCCACCACCATCGAGCAATTGCAGCTGATACGCTTCATTACCGGCCTGGGTCTGGGCGCCGTGATGCCGAACGCCATGGCGCTGGCCGGCGAATACAGCCCGCTGCGCAAGAAAGTCACCCTGATGATGCTGGTCTCGTGCGGCTTTACCCTGGGCGCCGTGCTCGGTGGCCTGCTGTCGGCCGCGCTGATTCCCGCGTTTGGCTGGCAATCCGTGTTTTACGTGGGCGGCGTCGTGCCACTGCTCATCGGCGTGCTGATGTTCTTCCTGCTGCCGGAATCGATGCAATTCCTGGTGCTGAAAAAACGCAAGCTGGATAAAGTCGCCAGGTGGCTCAAGCGCATCGCCCCCACCGTCACCATCACGGCCGAGACGCAATACGTCGTGCACGAGAAAGAACACAAGGGCGCGCCCGTGCTGCAATTGTTTACGGGCGGCCGCGCGAAGATGACGATTTTGTTGTGGGTCATCAACTTCATGAACTTGCTGAACCTGTATTTCCTGTCGAACTGGCTGCCGACGATCGCCAGGGAGGCGGGCCTGTCGACGGCCAACGCCGTGCTGGCCGGCACAGCCCTGCAAGTGGGCGGCACCATCGGCACCCTCGTCATGGGCCAGCTGATCGACCGCTCCAGCTTCCGCCGCATCCTGCTGCCGTGCTTTTTGGTCGCCGCCGTCGCCATCGCCCTGATCGGCCGTCCCGACGTCTCGCTGGCCTTCCTGTTCATCACGATCTTCATCGCCGGCTTTTGCGTGGTGGGCGGCCAGCCGGCCGTCAACGCCCTGGCGGCCAGCTACTACCCGACCACCCTGCGCTCGACGGGCATCGGCTGGAGCCTGGGCGTGGGCCGCATCGGCTCCATCATCGGCCCCGTGCTCGGTGGCGAGCTGATACGCCTGAACTGGCCCAACAGCACGATTTTCCTCGTCGTCGCCATCCCCGCCATCGTTTCTGCCATCATGGTCTTTGCCATGCGCGGCGGGCCGCAAACGGCCGCCCAGGGCTGA
- a CDS encoding hemolysin family protein, with protein sequence MHNVLLVLLALFLVALNGFFVAAEFGIVTLRRTRIRAIAKTQGLRGRILSKVHGQLDAYLSACQLGITLASLGLGWVGEPAFAGLLEPLFGAIGVTSQELIHGVSFVVAFSVISFLHIVVGELAPKSMAIRNPEAVGLWSAIPLYGFYWTMYPAIYLLNASANWVLRMAGLSGKGGHDAHYSSEELKLILRTSQPGEKFTRDERNILAQSLDFEQMTVSDLMRPINEVIALHASSTLEENLDTVLRNRFSRYPYFDVNEDDVLGVVHLKDLFFAQQAGKPITSLTPFLRPVDIISARTPALELFRRFRDGAPHFALIGEKGKRPLGFITLDNLLGAMVGEIRDEFRRNENDWLKQSDGTLIGKASLPIFSLERILGIDIENEELGLDDVESVGGLIMVKLGDIPKQGQRITFVDFDIVVKKMNGPRIVLIKVIPKQERDLDADLRD encoded by the coding sequence ATGCACAATGTCTTGCTAGTCCTGCTCGCCCTCTTCCTGGTCGCGCTGAACGGTTTTTTTGTTGCCGCCGAGTTTGGCATCGTCACATTGCGGCGCACGCGCATCCGCGCCATCGCCAAGACACAGGGACTGCGGGGCCGCATCCTGTCCAAGGTGCATGGCCAGCTCGACGCCTACCTGTCCGCCTGCCAGCTCGGCATCACGCTGGCGTCGCTGGGCCTGGGCTGGGTCGGCGAACCGGCGTTTGCCGGCCTGCTGGAACCGCTGTTCGGCGCCATCGGCGTCACGTCGCAAGAGCTGATCCACGGCGTCTCGTTCGTCGTCGCCTTCAGCGTCATTTCCTTCCTGCACATCGTCGTGGGCGAACTGGCGCCGAAGTCGATGGCCATCCGCAATCCGGAAGCCGTCGGCCTGTGGAGCGCCATCCCCCTCTACGGTTTCTACTGGACCATGTACCCGGCCATCTACCTGCTCAACGCCAGCGCCAACTGGGTGCTGCGCATGGCCGGCCTGTCCGGCAAGGGCGGCCACGACGCCCACTACTCGTCCGAGGAACTGAAACTGATCCTGCGCACCAGCCAGCCCGGCGAGAAATTCACGCGCGACGAGCGCAACATCCTGGCGCAGTCGCTCGATTTCGAACAGATGACGGTGTCGGACCTGATGCGCCCGATCAATGAAGTGATCGCCCTGCACGCCTCGAGCACGCTGGAAGAAAACCTCGACACGGTGCTGCGCAACCGCTTCAGCCGCTATCCGTATTTCGACGTCAACGAAGACGACGTGCTGGGCGTGGTGCACCTGAAGGATTTGTTTTTCGCGCAGCAGGCGGGCAAGCCCATCACCTCGCTGACGCCGTTTTTGCGCCCCGTCGACATTATTTCCGCGCGCACGCCGGCGCTGGAACTGTTCCGCCGCTTCCGCGACGGCGCGCCGCACTTCGCCCTGATCGGCGAAAAGGGCAAGCGCCCGCTGGGTTTCATCACGCTCGACAACCTGCTGGGCGCCATGGTCGGCGAAATCCGCGACGAATTCCGCCGCAATGAAAACGACTGGCTCAAGCAGAGCGACGGCACCCTGATCGGCAAGGCCAGCCTGCCCATCTTTTCGCTCGAACGCATCCTCGGCATCGATATCGAAAACGAGGAACTGGGGCTGGACGACGTGGAATCGGTGGGCGGCTTGATCATGGTCAAGCTGGGCGACATCCCGAAACAGGGCCAGCGCATCACCTTTGTCGACTTCGACATCGTCGTCAAGAAGATGAACGGGCCGCGCATCGTGCTCATCAAGGTGATCCCGAAGCAGGAACGCGATCTCGACGCTGACCTCAGGGACTGA
- a CDS encoding AI-2E family transporter: MDKRFEPYARLAAFIFLLIGCFFVLRPFLAAMLFAACVGISSWPLYLLLLERLKGRRNLAAAIMTLSLVLVIVLPLALVTYNLADNVSRIYEQLRAALETGGLHPPAWLASIPVVGETIAGYVERLLADREELLNLGKTMLEPARHFLASGGILLGTGLAQTSLAVFVSFFLYRDGQQLSRALMTGAGRIIGDSAPGVGLTVSRTVRGVMYGLLGTALAQALVAVVGFLIAGVPAVALLGVATFIFSLIPVGPPLIWGGAAIWLFNDGQTGWGIFMLVWGAVLISGVDNVVKPMLISRGSSLPFLLVLLGVLGGVLAFGFVGIFIGPTLLAVLYSLLQTWTVGETTVPQGKDKITLKK; encoded by the coding sequence ATGGACAAACGTTTCGAGCCTTACGCCCGCCTGGCGGCCTTCATCTTCCTCCTGATCGGCTGCTTCTTCGTCTTGCGGCCTTTCCTGGCCGCCATGCTGTTTGCCGCCTGCGTGGGCATCTCCAGCTGGCCCCTGTACCTGCTGCTGCTCGAACGCCTGAAAGGCCGGCGCAACCTGGCGGCCGCCATCATGACCCTGTCGCTGGTGCTGGTCATCGTCCTGCCGCTGGCCCTCGTCACCTACAACCTGGCCGACAATGTGTCGCGCATCTATGAACAGTTGCGCGCGGCGCTGGAAACGGGCGGCCTGCATCCGCCGGCCTGGCTGGCCAGCATCCCCGTGGTGGGCGAAACCATCGCTGGCTACGTGGAACGCCTGCTCGCCGACCGCGAGGAACTCTTAAATTTGGGCAAGACCATGCTGGAACCGGCGCGCCATTTCCTCGCCTCGGGCGGCATCCTGCTGGGCACGGGCCTGGCGCAGACCAGCCTGGCCGTGTTCGTCAGCTTCTTCCTCTACCGCGACGGCCAGCAGCTGAGCCGCGCCCTGATGACGGGCGCGGGCCGCATCATCGGCGACAGCGCGCCCGGCGTCGGCCTGACCGTCAGCCGCACCGTGCGCGGCGTCATGTATGGCTTGCTGGGCACGGCGCTGGCGCAGGCGCTGGTGGCCGTGGTGGGCTTTTTGATCGCCGGCGTGCCGGCCGTCGCGCTCCTGGGCGTGGCCACCTTCATCTTTTCGCTGATCCCCGTCGGCCCGCCCCTGATCTGGGGCGGCGCCGCCATCTGGCTGTTCAACGACGGCCAGACGGGCTGGGGCATCTTCATGCTGGTGTGGGGCGCCGTGCTGATCAGCGGCGTGGACAATGTCGTCAAACCCATGCTGATCAGCCGCGGCAGCAGCCTGCCCTTCCTGCTGGTGCTGCTCGGTGTGCTGGGCGGCGTGCTGGCCTTCGGCTTCGTCGGCATCTTCATCGGGCCGACCTTGCTGGCGGTGTTGTACAGCCTGCTGCAGACGTGGACCGTGGGCGAAACCACCGTGCCGCAGGGCAAAGATAAGATTACGCTGAAAAAATAA
- a CDS encoding SCO family protein, whose translation MKKYLTLLLAAALAVALAGCGKPAATKLEFKNTDVTGLGYAREFALTDHTGHPRTLADYKGKLVLMFFGYTQCPDVCPTTMADMAQVMQEMGPQADQVQVLFVTVDPERDKQALLAEYVPAFDKRFVGLYGDAAATAKVAKEFKVYYAKVEGETDDSYTVDHTAGTYVFDREGKIRLFVRHGEKPAAIAHDLKLLLS comes from the coding sequence ATGAAAAAATACCTGACCCTGTTGTTGGCGGCCGCGCTGGCCGTCGCCCTGGCCGGCTGCGGCAAACCGGCCGCGACCAAGCTGGAATTCAAGAACACGGACGTGACGGGCCTCGGCTATGCGCGCGAGTTCGCCTTGACGGACCATACGGGCCACCCGCGCACCCTGGCCGACTACAAGGGCAAGCTGGTGCTGATGTTCTTCGGCTACACGCAATGCCCGGATGTCTGTCCCACCACCATGGCCGACATGGCCCAGGTGATGCAGGAAATGGGCCCGCAGGCGGACCAGGTGCAAGTGCTGTTCGTCACCGTCGACCCCGAGCGCGACAAGCAGGCCTTGCTGGCCGAATATGTGCCGGCCTTCGACAAGCGCTTCGTGGGCCTGTATGGCGACGCGGCGGCGACGGCCAAGGTCGCCAAGGAATTCAAGGTGTATTACGCCAAGGTCGAGGGCGAGACGGACGACAGCTATACGGTCGACCACACGGCCGGCACTTATGTGTTCGACCGCGAAGGCAAGATCCGCCTGTTCGTGCGCCACGGCGAGAAGCCTGCCGCCATCGCGCACGATCTTAAACTTCTGCTATCCTGA
- the cyoE gene encoding heme o synthase, producing MTTQTISRKPSPRIAQYWALTKPRVTQLAVFCAVIGMFLASEELPDWHAVVFGTIGIWLLAGAAFAVNCLAEREIDARMARTARRPMAMGDITVKQTVVFALVIGGLGMAILYHLVNPLTMWLTFVTFVGYALIYTMVLKPATPQNIVIGGLSGAMPPALGWAAVANDVPMQAWLLVLIIFVWTPPHFWALAMYRRDDYARSGLPMLPVTHGLKFTQFHVWLYSIALAATTLLPYAVRMSGLIYLASAVVLNAGFLYYAWKMYRHYTDLIARKAFTYSIIYLALLFVALLVDHYLPFGT from the coding sequence ATGACTACTCAGACCATCAGCCGTAAACCATCCCCCCGCATCGCCCAGTATTGGGCGCTGACCAAGCCCCGCGTGACGCAGCTGGCCGTGTTTTGCGCCGTCATCGGCATGTTCCTGGCCAGCGAGGAATTGCCTGACTGGCATGCGGTGGTGTTCGGCACCATCGGCATCTGGCTGCTGGCCGGTGCCGCCTTTGCCGTCAACTGCCTGGCCGAGCGCGAAATCGATGCGCGCATGGCCCGCACGGCGCGCCGCCCGATGGCCATGGGCGACATCACGGTAAAACAGACGGTGGTGTTCGCGCTGGTGATCGGCGGCCTCGGCATGGCGATCCTGTACCACCTCGTCAATCCGCTGACCATGTGGCTGACCTTTGTCACGTTTGTCGGCTATGCCTTGATCTACACCATGGTGCTGAAACCGGCCACGCCGCAAAATATCGTCATCGGCGGCCTGTCCGGCGCCATGCCGCCCGCGCTGGGCTGGGCCGCCGTCGCCAACGACGTGCCGATGCAGGCGTGGCTGCTGGTGCTGATCATCTTTGTCTGGACGCCGCCGCACTTCTGGGCGCTGGCCATGTACCGCCGCGACGATTACGCGCGCTCGGGCCTGCCCATGCTGCCCGTCACGCACGGCTTGAAATTCACGCAATTCCACGTCTGGCTGTATTCGATCGCGCTGGCCGCCACCACCTTGCTGCCGTATGCCGTGCGCATGAGCGGGCTGATCTACCTGGCCTCTGCCGTCGTGCTGAACGCCGGCTTCCTGTATTACGCGTGGAAGATGTACCGCCACTACACGGACTTGATCGCGCGCAAGGCGTTTACGTATTCCATCATTTACCTGGCGCTGCTGTTCGTGGCGCTGCTGGTCGACCACTACCTTCCCTTCGGCACATGA